A stretch of DNA from Manihot esculenta cultivar AM560-2 chromosome 7, M.esculenta_v8, whole genome shotgun sequence:
GCAATTGCAAACCAAGCCTAAAGAGAAGGCCAACTTCCTTAAAAAGAACAGATAATAGCCAGTGGGTTAGCTCTTATGTGCAATTCTGGTATTGTACAAACATGGCTGCAATCAAGCGTTAATGACCTTTCAAGCCTGTGTGAAGCCATGAGAGATCTTCCtacctcatcatcatcatcaaaattTAATCTCTAAGTGTTTAGTGAGTTAATCTTTAGTGTTATACGTTGTCAATGGTGACGAATCGAACTGCTTTTTCTTTAAATGTTCTTGCTAAAACAagaaaagtaattaaaatatgaaaaagctACAACattaagggaaaaaaaatcCCAGAAAGTATGAGAAATGCAGAGAAAAGATACAAGAACAGCACGTGTAATCTCCTATTATTGCATGCTTATGCAGCAAGAAGCAAATGAGGACAGCAAAGTTGTTAACAAATGACAATAGATTAAACAATTCtctcatggaaaaggaaaagaaaaaaaaaaaggaaaatttactGTATGCCCCACATTTCAATGGAAAAGAAGGTATTTAGAAGTGTGAATCCATGATAGCCACAGTAAAGATATAATGAATAAACAATGAAGTCCAAACCTGATGGCATGCCATTGCCATGCCCATTTGTTGTTTAGCAAGCTTGGTTATGCGCAGAATCATAGAGAGCATGAAATGTTGGCCATGATAATGACCTGTGTAAGAAACTGATCTATCATTACCTAAACAATACAGCAAACACCAACCTTTTCAGGAATCTGCAAATAGAGGAAATCAATACCACCAACAGTTAGTGGTCCATGTCATCGTGTGACAACGTAACTACtccattattaaaaaaatttaatctctCTGTGCATGTCTGACTTCCTGTGTGTGTGGATGACTGTAATTGCACATATGACTGTGAAATGCACATATGACAAAGCATCTCTCACTATATCAGTCAAGCCATGAAGCCATTACTATTTCTTCTCGCAGGGCGTCTAGGACTGCAATGgtaattgtatgatctaaattaattcaaataatttttaaatttattttttatttaatttaaaataattaatttaaattatacagtaattttttaaccaaattatatatattactgATCAATAGAATTGAGAATCTCCTACCaacaaaattaattactaattgattaataatatataatctaacttaaaaattaataaataatttaaattattcattATGAGTCGTACTTGTTTTCAGTTGAAAATAGGATTACTGTATGCCCGACAGAGTGACGGAGTGGTTGTCACCGAGTGCCATCCCCTCTATCTAATTTCTCTAATACAGTTGGTCATTCATTCCCACATGTATTTCTGATTTCTAAGACTACATCAaatatcataataaaaataaaataaaaaaggaaaagtatAAAGCAGAATTGTACAAAAAGTCAAAGACAAACAAATTTCAAGTTCTTTTACTGAAAAGAGGAAACCAAGCCAATGCCTGCCAGATAATCCTTGCATTCAGATTTAAGAGCATCTACAGACACTCAGCAAGACATTGGAAGCATCTTAAATTGAGCATTTTAAGGATAAACAAAACACAGCTTATACTTGGATCAACCAGAATATCAAGGTGGATCATCTGTTGCAGACCAGATCCAAATCATAGCAGATTTTCCAGGAAAATTACACTCATTATGTCATTTGTTCAAGATCTTTTCTTAAAAGGAAACTACTTTACCAAAGCAGAACACCAGGAAGTTCAGCAGACCTACTTCTTTATTGCTATTCCTTCATTTATACATTCTGATATTGAACCAGTAAAAAACCTAACAATGATATAAATACTCAATCATGCaacaattttcaaaaattacaaaaaccagggaataaaataaattagcataaactaaaaacatgaaaaactacCATCAAGATGGGTGCACAGGTCTCGTATTCATCTTAGATAACATAGCAGTAGATTTCCATCAGAAAATAATGCTGAGAGTAAAGTATTTCCTCCAAAACTTAATCCTGATCTAGACACTTATGCCCATTTGAAAATAATGTTAGTTCGAAATGAAATATACGAGCAAAACTATCATCTATAAAGGATGTAGGCATGTATTGTATCAAAGTCACTCATGATACATAAAATTTACAGTAGCATTCCGCGTCAATTCATTATCAGTAAATAAGAATGCTATTCAATGGTGTTCCAGCTAGCTAGCTTCTCTTTCCATCAATGATGGAGATGGTGGAGTTGTAATCTCATCCTTGCCTCCTGTGGAAGACTCTTGTTTTACCTTAGAAAGTTGCCTATCAGGATTACAATACACATTTGAAACTCCTCCTGGACTTGGAGAATTTGCTGTCAGAGTCTTGGATGGGTTACAGTTGTTGCCAAGTGGAGAACTTGGGCTAGAAGCATCTTCAGAAGGTGAAGGCTGCAGATGATTACTGTTGTCCATGTCTTTACTGTAAAAATTACCTACCACAATAGAATAAGAATTCCCGGTTCGAACTTCCTGAGCTAGAGAGCACCAACAGCAACATAGCCACAGTGTGCAATCAGAAACTGTTGGTTCACCAAAACAGAAGGTATAAGTTGGCAAATTAAATCTCTTTCTCATTTGAATCCTCCAGAAGCCACCATATAGCAAACCAAATGCACACAGTATAATACCAGTAAGTCCTAAAGCTTCCTGGATCGTCTCATTATCAATATTAATGGCAGCCAAGTTGAAAATCCAGAAAGGAGCCATACAAAAGAGGAGAAAGGTTGCAATATGAACATACATATTCCCAAATCCAAGCCTCTCCATATTCCATCCGGAGACACAAAAACTACAGAAAAGTGATAAATATGCTAGAGAGATTTCATCCCAAATATCAAGAATCCCTCCACTCCATTGTGGCCTAGTCTCAACATTGCCTTGTTCATCTGTTTTCGCAAAGGAAAATTTCTTTTCCAACGATTTTGTTCGTAACTGCTCTGGCATTTTACTCTCACCAGCAGCAATTTGAATCTGTGCTTCTTCATCCATTTCCGAATAATCCCTCCCAAGGGGACTAATAATGGTGTATACCCCAGCAACTGCAGGAGCAGCTATTGCAAAAGATACACATATTGCAACCCCAATGGCGGGTCGATCAGATCTCTTGTATCCCAAATTTAGACCACAAAGTGCATATTGAGCAAAACAATTCACATGGAGAAGAAGAACAACCACCATCATGTGTGCCCATTCATGGGGCTTGTAGGTCCCATTCTTGCAGTAAATATTTCTGAGTTTCGCAATGTCCTCCGGTTTCCACCTACACAGAAGTACAAGGTGGTAAACTCGCTTCGGATGTTGGTAAAGACACATAAGAGTAAACAATGCATTGAgtatttgattatttacttcAAACCATGCATCTCTCTGTGATTTTTTTGGCAGTACAGCATTTAACATTCCGGTCATGACTAGGAACAGAATTGCACCTGAAATAGCAACACAAATGATCCACGCTAGGAGGGCCAAATTCATTGGATCCCAGATCCATTCTCTGCTCATTTTCATTAGAGAATTCCAATCAATCTTCTGACCAAAAACCCCATTGATGCGTTCAACAAAACCATGGCAACTTGAAGAAGTTGCTACGGAGCGTGACATCTCATCTCTATCCCGAGCCAATCTCTTGAATTTGGCAGTTGCAGAGCCAAACTTAAGGAAATTTATTCTATTGGGAAGGGCAGCCAACTTGTCTTGAAGCTTCCCTCGAGGATTTGCATTGCTCAAGAGGGTCCCTCTAGATGCTGAAACGTTGGCAGGTTTTTGAGTCTGGGATTTAGCAGCATTAGAGTCATCGGTTTCCCCTTTTTGATTTCCATTATCAACCGAATCCATTCTCTCACTCAAATTGAAGTTTGTCAAGCAATATTACAGGGATGTCATCAGAATTGACATCTTACGAATGTGCGGAAGTAGTCCAAATGCAATTTCATTGAAACCTATATAAGACAAGCAATATCTTTCATTAATCAAACTCAAATGGATAGAAACAAGGTATGTgtcaaaaatcataaaacaatACCAGAACATGCTATATAGAAGCATTCCAGAATTCCCAGATAACAAAATAAACTAATAGAAAAAACTTTTTCAACattaactaataattaaaaCTCAAGTCATTTATCTACCCAAGCAATGGGAAAAGAAACAGTCATTTAAAACCCAGAATCTGACCTTAAAGATATAATCTTTATATGAAGAGGGCAtttaagagagaaaaagagagagagagagtaagtGACAGGGGAAGATGAAGAACAAATAAGAGAGAATCAACCCAAGAAATAATAGGAGAGAATGAGAAACCAAATGTAAAAGAGAAGTAAAAGCTTAACAAATACCTCTGGATTGAGAGAGAAACATGAGAGAGGGAGAGGCTGAACAAGTGTTGATCTGTAGGGCTATTTTGCCTCCGAGAAAGATGAGTTAGTTCAGTATTCCGCATACTTAGCTCAGCATGTGTTGTAGGATCCTAAGACGAGGAGGAGTTTCCTTCAAAAGACAAGTGGGGTAGGCAAGGATAAGGTGAGGAGGCCTTTTTGGACCGCGGAGGGAGTCTAAACGTTGTCGTACTACCCAGCCTTTTCCTTCTTTTTATCTATGTAGTATTTTTATGGcgatgaaatataaaattttaaataatttaatttaatatttatatttatatataattttaaccaatttttaaattaaaaaaataaataaaacaattattaaatatataatacataatttttaaCAGTAATAGATATTTACTGTTGAAGTTAATGACTATATAGTTTAATaattagtttattattatttttaaaattaaatatattaattaattataattaagtatagaataatatttttttttgaaattgaataatattatttatatatataattagtttatatttaaaaaaaattatatttaatatatcatttaaattcttatattttaatttaattaaatatatatttaaatataaatattaaattaatttatttaaaatttaaaatttaaaattaaaatgaaaaatatgtaaaatttgCTGCTTTTTTCGGTCCATTGACTTTTTCTTATTTGTAAACGAAGGAAACAAACTACAAAAGCTGAAGTGGGAATCTCTGTCAGATGTCATTATCATGTCTGCTCACGTGTGCTGAACGACATTAAACAAAAGCTTTACTTTGCAAGacagtttttattattatatttttattttgaccgAAAACATGAAAATCCGTTTATGAATCATTCaggatgaaaataaataattacaatattttttgACAAAAAATCATTATAAGCTATCTATTTTACATTCTAAACTTTAATGtgtgttatttatttgttttgtaGTTATATGactaattttttatgattataaataaatatttttagataaaaaattaatttgaatgatAGAAATGTTAAATTTTGGATAAAGAAAATCAGtccatattattaaaaatctaaattgttatgaaaatttttaaatgaaccATATCCatcttgaattaaattaattttaaggtaaaaatatatatttcttacTAATTTGATTTGGATTTGATTCCCACCTCCTCTCAAGTTTGTGTGGGACTGGGAACCcaatatttcatttaaaaaggAAAATCCCAATCACAAGTTCACATGTCCAGAATTGCACGGCGACACATTCTGATTAAAACCTCAACCAACAAACATTTAGTGACAGAAAAGTGTAAATGATTGTAACTTAACACAGATAATACAAATGCAATCATCGGCCAAAAACCATAAGAACAAGAGGTTGAAAATTGTAATTTATGTAAGGTCGTCCTCCTCCATTTCCTTAGCCTTCAGCTTCTCTTTCACCCTCAACAGAAGGGTTGTCTTCCAGGAATCCTGTATAGATACACCAACAAAATATATTCAGCAAATTGACATTATATAGAATGTTATCAAAGAAGCATGAGGATTCACTGCAGAAGCAAATATGGGTTTAACCAATGATGGCTTCACTTCCCAATATGAGCAAAAGTATAGCTTTAATCTCAAGTCAAATAACGATACATACCGTACCTCAATGAAGTACAATAGAATCGTTAAATATGAAATACAAAAATTGCAAATCATTTCTTTTCTGATTTAAACACAAACATGTTTAGCCTACTGCCTAAACTAGCTCGGTTTATATCTTCAAAATTTTATCTGATAGGACTACTGTTATGTTCCTGGGTTATGGAATAGATATATGAAATTTACCAATGGGGTCATGCTGTCAAATTCCTTGACAACATCAGTAAACTTTGCAACATCTTCCTCATCAATGGCAGCAGCAATATCCTGCCAAGACAAAAAACGGATTTTCTTGTAAGCATCCTATCATCAAagacaaggaaagagaaaaaggaTGCAAGACGAGGATGGGAAATCAAGGTTGATAGCATCTATAAGGAGGCAGATCAACACTTCATTCAGTTCGACATTTTGTTTCCTAAAaactaattttaacaatttagaTAACATTTCAAAGCAactgtaataataaaaaaaaattgtacttGCAAATATACAAGTTTTGCATCATGTAGAAAAAGTAAAGGACAAATTATACATACTGATTTTCCcctgatttttttctttttttttggcttTTCTATAACCTGCTTTATACTGTTTAATCACCGGTCCCCTTTTGCTGGCATTGCATTGAAAATGTCAAGAGAAAAAATGAAGAGCAACTTTAACAAAGCTAAACAAATGGAGCCTAAGGGTTTTTACATATATAAAGAACAGCAAAAGAAATGaaaagcaattttttttttgcatagGAAAGTATAAGAGTAGCAGAACAAATAAATATGAAGTTTTCCATATTATACATAACTTACCGCTAGGAGTCTGTATTCTCGACTTCCTGAAAAAGTTGGATCCATATCCTGCAACAGCAAGTTCAACATTTATTCATGTTGACTAACCAAGAGATAAGAACATCAATAAGGCAAATCACAGCCATGCCCGTTACCTGATATCGCTCTAATGCATTGGTTATAGAAACAACATCGCCTTTGCAGAGGTGGCAAATGCCAGCATTGAGAAGATGACCTTTAACACCATACTTAAGCAAATTAACACTGAGTGAGTGACGGGCTATCTCTTCATAAATCTCAATTGCCTTCTGGTATCTGAAATAATATCACGAAAGAATTATTCAAAAATCTTAAAGAAACTCATAAATTCACTATTAACAGTTGCATCAATGAAAGACCATTTTAATGCCCAATCCAGCTAAATAAATGAACCAGAgaattagcttttttttttttacttgcaTTCTTGTGCTATGTTCACACTATTGTGCAAGTGAAATAGGCATCATACTATTTTCGATATATGCTTAACTATCCTAAATTAAAATGGCCACAAACAGAATCAGAGTAAAAGAAATTAACAATGTTACTAAACATATACATCGCATGCATTGGATGTATCATAGTTCAGATAACTGAAAGTATCAAGTCCATCTCAAATTTCTCATGTTTAGAGAACCTTTCAATGTTAATGTCCCTGTCCGCATCTTTCTGATAACGCTTGTACATAAACAAGCTATTTGCATGTTGCACATAACAAAATGCCTAATTTTTCAAAATGCATGCACAAAAGAAAATCACAGCCACTTCATGAAAGTGTGTTAAAAACATAGCAGTAAGCTAGCAGCATATCATGGTTAATTTACATAAATAGCATTCGGACATGTAGTAGGTAGTAACACACATCCACGTTGATGCAATCTGTTAATTAGTAAGAATGAAATATTAATTCATGCCAAGCAACCTACTGCAGCAACATCCCATTTGGATATAACCAGAAGATAGGAATCTATATGAAGAATGCATGTAACGGAAGGACATTTAAGCAACATAATTGCAAGCTGAAAAAAGCAGATGTCCTTACTGCTCTAGTTGGGCAGCAAATTGGGCTACTTTCTGCTTGCATTGGTTGGCAGAAGTTGTTACTTCTTCACCTTGGAAGAAATCAGCTGCCTTTTCATAAAAGTCAATAGCTTTCTCAATATTTGCTTCTGATTCATATAATTCAGCGATTTCCTGCAAAGTAAATCACAATCCCAAGTCATTTATATATTTTGGAATACTATAATTTAACCCTTTAAAAGTACCTTAGATAAGTATAAATGCCAAGAATGTCCCAGCAAAAAGGTCCAGGAGATTTAACATCATTACAAATAACCACAAGAACAAATCTAAACAATAAGATCAAGTTAGCAGCACACTATGTGCAAATTGacgatttttttaataatcatcTCAAAATAAAGTCAGTTGCTGACaaacaaattttattaataacagcaTACCTTGTAATATCTTGCAGCCATACTGATTCTTCCTATATCGCAAAATAAATCTACTGCTTGACATAAGCAAGATATTGCCTCTGCATAAGAAGAAACTCCAGAGGCTTAGATGCAAAGAGGTATCGGGGAGGGCAGATTTGACCATTTTGTTACCACCCTGTTAAACTTCATGTCTTTGCAATAATATTCTTACAATACTGTTCCTAAACAAATGCCAAGTGCATATAAAATGGATACTAACTGCCAAACAAGAGACGAACCACATCCCAGAACAATGGACCAACATATCAGACAACCCCTTTCTGCTTTATTTCTAATTCAACAACAGCACTTTAAGAAACACCCATGTCGATTTGGATATGAATTCAATGCATAATTTcccatttaaaaagaaaaaaaagagttcCATCATGCCTGTAGTtcaaaatatagtaaaataacCTATGGGACTATGTctatggcataaaacataatgAGGGCTAAGTATCACTGCACACCATTTGTAGATGTTTTCTTATAACAGTGAGCAGCATCAACATAAGCTTGAGCAGCTTCATGTTTACTATCCAACTGCAAACATAAGATGGCGCGGTCATTTAACTCTATTAAACAATACCACATTAGAAAGATAAACTCAATGCTTAATTCCACCATGAAAAGCGCTCACCCTCAAATGGCAGTTAGCCAACTTGACATAAGTTGATCCAGCTTTATCCCCTGAAATATcataagaaggatgtcagcATACAAATACAAAAATATGGAACCTGATGTTAGTAAATCTAGCTCAAAGAGAAAGCAAACTAAATGGACTAATAAGGTTATGGACTCGGGCTCTGCACCTAAACTTCTGAGGTGCAAGAGCCCAAGACCATTTAAACCCCACATTGGAATCACGTACTCACAATATGGGATCCCATTTTTCATACTTTGCCCAATTATGATCATTAAAAAAAGTTACAATAATCACAGCAATCAACGGTGTATTCTAGAAAATCAAACAAATTCCAAAGGGAAAAGATAtgcataacatactgaaatatTATAATTCAGCCCAACTCATTTAGTAATTGGCCGGATTTTTCATTTTATGGAATAAACCCATTCATCAAAGTTTCACAAAGCCATCGACTACATAAAAAACACCCGATGAACTTATATCTCTTAAATTGCACCTAATCAGCATTGATAATAATCAAACACCAAAGGAGGATCTTACAATAACTTCTTTCGTACATGAGAATACAACAGACTTCTAGAACAATCCATGCAAACCTTTCTACAAAGGATTAAAGGGAAAAAACCCCTAAATTGAAAGAACATCCTACTACACACTAATTACTTCTTATCCTTCTAGAAATtgcgataaaaaaaaaatccgtTCTCCTCAGCTGTCATCTCCAATTCCTCACATCGTAAAGAAATTGCAAAAAGTATAAAACGTGATCGCATCATTCCAATCGGAGCCAGAACAAAAGGCAGCAATAACTCCATAAGCCAAcaggagaaaaaaaataatgaaatgacATCCCATTACATTAATGGTTTCATTTCATTTACTTCCGATCAAATACTTTCTCGGAAAACAAACAGAAAagctaaggaaaaaaaaatagttacaTGATTTGGCAAGCTTGAAGGAATTGGCAGCTTTTTCAAAGAGATCAGCGGCATCTTCAAATTTGGAGCCAAATAAGCCCCAACCGCTAAGCTTCTTATCAGCTTTCTTCTCGAATTCCTCTCCTCGAGCCATCTGATCTCCCATTTTCAGAACCTTTTCTGTTTTTCAATTATCGGTGAATGTGGAATTCGGAATGGAGACTGTTCTAAGCTAAGCAAAAGAaataagaagatggagaaggaaATGAATTCGTCGTTGCGTGAAGGGGTCCAAAGGAAGGAAAGAAATACCGTTCTGTCTTTTTTACTTTTACCTTGAAAAAGTAGAAATGGTTTATCGCGTTCTGGTCTGATTCAGGCTGATTCCGGTTTTTGTTTGTTAACGAAGCTGGCGGGCCGATGAATCGGACTTTGGTCTTCTTTGGGCTCATTATAATTTAGGTCCAAAGTACATA
This window harbors:
- the LOC110619128 gene encoding uncharacterized protein LOC110619128 isoform X1 → MDSVDNGNQKGETDDSNAAKSQTQKPANVSASRGTLLSNANPRGKLQDKLAALPNRINFLKFGSATAKFKRLARDRDEMSRSVATSSSCHGFVERINGVFGQKIDWNSLMKMSREWIWDPMNLALLAWIICVAISGAILFLVMTGMLNAVLPKKSQRDAWFEVNNQILNALFTLMCLYQHPKRVYHLVLLCRWKPEDIAKLRNIYCKNGTYKPHEWAHMMVVVLLLHVNCFAQYALCGLNLGYKRSDRPAIGVAICVSFAIAAPAVAGVYTIISPLGRDYSEMDEEAQIQIAAGESKMPEQLRTKSLEKKFSFAKTDEQGNVETRPQWSGGILDIWDEISLAYLSLFCSFCVSGWNMERLGFGNMYVHIATFLLFCMAPFWIFNLAAINIDNETIQEALGLTGIILCAFGLLYGGFWRIQMRKRFNLPTYTFCFGEPTVSDCTLWLCCCWCSLAQEVRTGNSYSIVVGNFYSKDMDNSNHLQPSPSEDASSPSSPLGNNCNPSKTLTANSPSPGGVSNVYCNPDRQLSKVKQESSTGGKDEITTPPSPSLMEREAS
- the LOC110619128 gene encoding uncharacterized protein LOC110619128 isoform X2, translated to MDLGSNEFGPPSVDHLCCYFRWKPEDIAKLRNIYCKNGTYKPHEWAHMMVVVLLLHVNCFAQYALCGLNLGYKRSDRPAIGVAICVSFAIAAPAVAGVYTIISPLGRDYSEMDEEAQIQIAAGESKMPEQLRTKSLEKKFSFAKTDEQGNVETRPQWSGGILDIWDEISLAYLSLFCSFCVSGWNMERLGFGNMYVHIATFLLFCMAPFWIFNLAAINIDNETIQEALGLTGIILCAFGLLYGGFWRIQMRKRFNLPTYTFCFGEPTVSDCTLWLCCCWCSLAQEVRTGNSYSIVVGNFYSKDMDNSNHLQPSPSEDASSPSSPLGNNCNPSKTLTANSPSPGGVSNVYCNPDRQLSKVKQESSTGGKDEITTPPSPSLMEREAS
- the LOC110618469 gene encoding alpha-soluble NSF attachment protein 2 → MGDQMARGEEFEKKADKKLSGWGLFGSKFEDAADLFEKAANSFKLAKSWDKAGSTYVKLANCHLRLDSKHEAAQAYVDAAHCYKKTSTNEAISCLCQAVDLFCDIGRISMAARYYKEIAELYESEANIEKAIDFYEKAADFFQGEEVTTSANQCKQKVAQFAAQLEQYQKAIEIYEEIARHSLSVNLLKYGVKGHLLNAGICHLCKGDVVSITNALERYQDMDPTFSGSREYRLLADIAAAIDEEDVAKFTDVVKEFDSMTPLDSWKTTLLLRVKEKLKAKEMEEDDLT